The Rhodocytophaga rosea genome has a segment encoding these proteins:
- the msrA gene encoding peptide-methionine (S)-S-oxide reductase MsrA has product MRTLLSLLLLLVSGAFLFASCRQSPKQERIQLNKQMVTDTTKTLEAATFGAGCFWCVEAVFQQLDGVKTVTSGYTGGQVENPTYKQVCNGNTGHAEVIQITYNPQEITFTELLEAFWSSHDPTTLNRQGADVGTQYRSAVFYHNMEQKELAEKYKKELNASGAFSRPVVTEVSPMTKFYKAEDYHQNYFNENGDAPYCRMVIAPKLEKFKKVFKDKLKKTAAKS; this is encoded by the coding sequence ATGCGTACACTTCTGTCTTTACTGCTGTTGCTAGTTAGCGGAGCTTTTCTGTTTGCTTCATGCCGGCAGTCACCTAAACAAGAACGGATACAACTCAACAAACAAATGGTTACAGACACAACAAAAACCCTGGAGGCTGCTACTTTTGGAGCCGGCTGCTTCTGGTGTGTAGAAGCCGTTTTCCAGCAACTGGATGGCGTAAAAACGGTTACTTCCGGCTATACCGGCGGACAAGTAGAAAATCCGACTTACAAACAAGTATGCAATGGAAATACCGGACATGCCGAAGTAATTCAGATCACTTACAATCCGCAGGAAATAACCTTTACCGAACTTCTGGAAGCTTTCTGGTCCAGCCATGATCCAACAACCCTCAACAGGCAGGGAGCCGATGTAGGTACTCAATACCGTTCAGCTGTTTTCTACCATAATATGGAGCAAAAGGAACTGGCCGAAAAGTATAAAAAAGAATTGAATGCATCTGGCGCTTTTAGCAGGCCGGTGGTTACCGAAGTTAGTCCCATGACTAAGTTTTACAAGGCTGAAGATTATCACCAGAACTATTTCAATGAGAATGGGGATGCCCCTTATTGCCGCATGGTAATTGCACCTAAGCTGGAAAAATTCAAAAAAGTGTTTAAAGACAAACTGAAAAAGACAGCGGCTAAAAGCTAA
- a CDS encoding universal stress protein, translating to MKTILFPTDFSKNAANALNYAVEIAGLLSARIVVLYTIRSLADRDTFITKDTFSTPEGAEKALIKLQTDISAKVTCEYIIKKGAITDEIVATTKQQQIDLVIMGTKGAGDVPDSLAMLNSTTANLVSESVCPVLAVPAGYRYQPIRRVVLVVDMDEVEETVLRPFIELVTVLKAEVILLTIVSEKEKVPAQSSKLTQLLESFPFTTHTLTDPDVVEGIQAFIRTHQADLLTVVDRKKNFLQSLFADNISQKLALHTKIPLLTLGE from the coding sequence ATGAAAACCATACTTTTTCCTACGGATTTTTCCAAGAATGCAGCAAATGCCCTCAATTATGCAGTGGAAATAGCCGGCTTATTATCAGCCCGTATTGTGGTGTTGTATACCATACGGAGCTTAGCCGACCGGGATACATTTATAACCAAAGATACATTTAGTACACCGGAAGGTGCCGAAAAGGCATTAATTAAGCTTCAAACAGACATTTCAGCCAAAGTGACCTGCGAATATATAATAAAAAAAGGAGCCATTACTGATGAAATAGTAGCCACTACCAAACAGCAGCAGATTGACCTGGTGATTATGGGAACCAAAGGAGCAGGAGATGTGCCTGATTCTCTGGCAATGCTTAATAGTACTACGGCCAATCTGGTAAGTGAAAGTGTTTGTCCGGTACTGGCTGTACCGGCCGGTTACCGCTATCAGCCCATCCGGAGAGTAGTGCTGGTGGTGGATATGGATGAGGTAGAAGAAACAGTGTTGCGGCCTTTTATTGAGCTGGTAACCGTGTTGAAAGCCGAAGTAATTCTATTAACTATCGTTTCTGAAAAGGAGAAAGTGCCGGCTCAATCCAGTAAATTAACCCAGTTACTTGAGTCATTTCCATTTACTACCCACACCTTGACTGACCCGGATGTGGTAGAAGGGATACAAGCCTTTATCCGCACCCATCAGGCAGATTTACTTACTGTAGTTGACCGGAAAAAGAATTTCCTGCAATCGCTTTTTGCAGATAATATCAGCCAGAAACTTGCTTTGCATACTAAAATTCCATTGCTGACCCTGGGCGAGTGA
- a CDS encoding sugar transferase has translation MYRKFFKRVIDIGVSVVLLVLTLPFTLLTMLLLAFANQGKVFFIQQRPGLHGKPFHIIKFKTMNDRKDALGNLLPDAIRLTPIGRFVRKTSIDELPQMLNVLKGDISLIGPRPLLMEYLPLYNARQARRHNVKPGITGWAQVNGRNTISWEQKFEYDVYYVDNLSFALDLKIFFLTIYKILRTEGVSAGNHATTEKFRGSYLSES, from the coding sequence ATGTACCGGAAGTTTTTCAAGCGGGTAATAGACATTGGTGTTTCAGTTGTTCTGTTAGTACTTACTTTACCCTTTACTTTGCTTACCATGCTCCTGCTGGCATTTGCCAACCAGGGAAAAGTCTTTTTTATCCAGCAACGTCCGGGATTGCATGGTAAACCTTTCCACATTATCAAATTCAAAACCATGAACGACCGGAAAGATGCACTGGGAAACCTGTTGCCAGATGCCATCCGGCTTACACCCATTGGCCGGTTTGTGAGAAAAACCTCTATTGATGAATTGCCGCAGATGCTCAATGTACTAAAAGGCGATATCAGTCTGATCGGACCCAGGCCTTTGTTAATGGAGTATTTGCCTTTGTATAATGCCAGGCAAGCCCGCCGGCATAACGTAAAACCTGGCATTACCGGCTGGGCACAAGTGAATGGCCGTAATACCATTTCCTGGGAACAAAAATTTGAATATGATGTGTATTATGTAGATAATCTATCATTTGCTTTAGACCTGAAGATATTTTTTCTCACCATCTACAAAATTCTCCGCACCGAAGGCGTTTCTGCCGGTAATCATGCCACTACCGAAAAATTCAGGGGAAGCTACTTATCAGAATCTTAA
- a CDS encoding RidA family protein, with amino-acid sequence MKKHYINPPALPDWSNMFTQIVVTEKNGLRLIHISGQVGVDADKIIAGKDNLQAQTHQALINLKIALASAGAQVSDVVKLVVYVVHYQYAQAAIIREELRMFFPENRLPALSLIGVAALADLDFLIEIDAEAISEIITP; translated from the coding sequence ATGAAAAAGCACTACATAAATCCTCCAGCTTTACCTGACTGGAGTAATATGTTTACCCAGATAGTAGTTACAGAGAAAAATGGACTTAGGCTCATTCATATTTCCGGACAGGTAGGGGTAGATGCAGATAAAATTATTGCCGGAAAAGATAATCTGCAAGCCCAGACCCATCAGGCACTTATAAATCTGAAAATAGCTTTAGCATCTGCTGGCGCTCAGGTAAGTGATGTGGTAAAGCTGGTGGTTTATGTGGTACATTATCAATATGCACAGGCAGCTATTATCAGGGAGGAATTACGAATGTTTTTTCCTGAGAACCGCTTGCCGGCTTTATCCCTTATTGGTGTAGCAGCACTCGCAGATCTGGATTTTCTGATTGAAATAGATGCTGAAGCAATCTCAGAAATAATAACACCTTGA
- a CDS encoding glycosyltransferase family 4 protein: MHILLIHQYFLEKDDPGGSRFNEMTKVWADNGHTVTVIAGMVHYNTGKKREKHKGKFIAKEQYEDNVTVYRCHVSEAYNTNFLGRLWAYFSFVFSGIVCGIFRARQTYDVIVVTSPPLFVGITGYVLSRWKRIPLVFEVRDLWPESAIDTGVLTSKPIIRFAYWFEKFIYRKSKLVNTLTPAFRQNLIEKKGVPEHKVVMIPNAADFSLSEELLRSFDASTFRKEKGWEGKFVVTYVGAHGVANHLIQLIEAAELLRNTQSHIVLIGEGMQKAMLKEEVRKRGLHNVQFVDAVPKREVFKYILASDLGTSVLKKVDTFKTIYSNKTFDYMSCQKPILMVIDGVSRQLVEEAQCGVYAEPEDAGDIAAKISTYMSYNGELKEQGLNGYQFARKYFDRQYLAKMYLQELEKVIGQ, translated from the coding sequence ATGCATATTTTGTTGATTCATCAATATTTTCTGGAGAAAGATGATCCAGGTGGCTCCCGTTTCAATGAAATGACTAAAGTATGGGCTGATAATGGGCATACGGTTACGGTAATAGCCGGGATGGTGCATTATAATACCGGAAAAAAACGGGAGAAACATAAAGGCAAATTTATTGCAAAGGAGCAATATGAGGATAATGTTACCGTATATCGTTGTCATGTGTCGGAAGCCTATAATACCAATTTTCTGGGCAGGTTATGGGCCTATTTTTCCTTTGTATTTTCAGGAATTGTTTGCGGAATTTTCCGGGCCAGGCAAACATATGATGTCATTGTAGTAACTTCTCCACCCTTATTTGTAGGAATAACAGGCTATGTACTTTCCAGATGGAAGCGGATTCCGCTGGTTTTTGAAGTGCGGGATTTATGGCCCGAATCGGCCATTGACACAGGCGTACTCACCAGCAAACCTATCATCCGTTTTGCGTATTGGTTTGAAAAATTCATTTACAGAAAATCAAAGTTAGTGAACACACTCACGCCTGCTTTCCGGCAGAATCTGATTGAAAAAAAAGGAGTACCTGAACATAAGGTAGTCATGATTCCCAATGCAGCCGATTTTTCTTTATCAGAGGAGTTATTACGCAGCTTTGATGCTTCTACTTTCCGGAAAGAAAAAGGATGGGAAGGAAAATTTGTGGTAACCTATGTAGGGGCACATGGGGTGGCGAATCACCTGATCCAGCTCATCGAAGCGGCCGAATTACTGCGGAATACACAAAGCCATATTGTGCTGATCGGGGAGGGAATGCAAAAAGCCATGCTGAAAGAGGAAGTGAGAAAACGCGGTTTACACAATGTGCAGTTTGTGGATGCCGTACCCAAACGGGAAGTGTTCAAATATATTCTGGCCTCTGACCTGGGGACTTCAGTATTGAAAAAAGTGGATACTTTTAAAACCATTTATTCCAACAAAACCTTCGATTATATGTCGTGCCAGAAGCCGATTTTAATGGTAATTGACGGCGTTTCCAGACAACTTGTGGAAGAAGCGCAGTGTGGGGTGTATGCCGAACCAGAAGATGCCGGGGATATTGCTGCTAAAATCAGCACCTATATGTCGTATAATGGAGAATTAAAAGAGCAAGGCTTGAATGGATACCAATTTGCCCGTAAATATTTCGACCGGCAATATCTGGCTAAAATGTATCTGCAAGAGCTGGAAAAGGTCATTGGCCAGTAG
- a CDS encoding DinB family protein, translating to MNNTGNHPTNRRNFIMTSAGLISGITLLPDLEATGNTKPADSIHIIGPIDGYSPQVGTLVTMMNWMQNSLMSAIKGLSVKELDYLHDAKSNTIGALIMHLAATEVIYQDLTFNSLKDFSPENKKKWGIAMGLGEEAQKQIKGKPLDYYHSQLKEVRDKTLSELKQRDDQWLMTVDPAFFSDQPTNNYCKWFHVAEHIGNHRGQITWVRKRLPGAKAAKD from the coding sequence ATGAACAATACTGGCAACCACCCCACCAACCGTAGAAATTTTATCATGACTTCTGCAGGGCTCATTTCAGGCATTACGCTGCTCCCGGACCTAGAAGCCACCGGAAACACTAAACCTGCAGATAGTATTCATATCATCGGTCCAATTGACGGCTATTCTCCCCAGGTTGGAACGCTCGTAACGATGATGAACTGGATGCAAAACAGCCTGATGAGTGCAATAAAAGGCCTAAGTGTAAAAGAACTTGACTACCTGCATGATGCCAAATCAAATACAATCGGCGCTTTAATCATGCATCTGGCGGCCACCGAAGTGATTTATCAGGACTTAACCTTTAATAGTTTGAAAGATTTCAGTCCGGAGAACAAGAAAAAGTGGGGCATAGCCATGGGCCTGGGTGAAGAAGCACAGAAGCAAATAAAAGGCAAGCCTCTGGATTATTATCATTCGCAGCTAAAAGAGGTACGGGATAAGACCTTATCAGAACTCAAACAACGTGACGACCAGTGGCTGATGACAGTTGACCCGGCTTTCTTTAGTGATCAGCCCACCAATAACTATTGTAAGTGGTTTCATGTAGCTGAACATATTGGCAATCACCGCGGACAAATTACCTGGGTCAGGAAAAGATTGCCCGGCGCAAAAGCAGCAAAAGATTAG
- a CDS encoding helix-turn-helix domain-containing protein encodes MSGKLGNLIKKAMVIYRITLSAEERRILSSWINKGSRKAKDIQKAYVLLASDETTGRQSETELAETYKLSTRSVERIRKCFCEQGMGMFDKKTRKLRSDKKIDGKVEAHLLALVCSEPPQGQAKWKLQLLADRLVELKVIDSISHTSVASLLKKMSLSLG; translated from the coding sequence ATGTCAGGTAAATTAGGTAATTTGATCAAAAAAGCCATGGTCATTTATCGAATTACCCTCAGTGCTGAAGAAAGAAGGATCTTAAGTAGTTGGATAAATAAAGGCAGCCGAAAGGCCAAAGATATTCAAAAAGCCTATGTGCTGTTAGCCAGCGATGAAACAACAGGCAGGCAAAGTGAGACTGAGTTGGCAGAAACTTATAAATTATCTACCAGAAGTGTGGAGCGTATCCGTAAGTGTTTTTGTGAGCAGGGCATGGGCATGTTTGATAAGAAAACAAGAAAATTAAGAAGCGACAAAAAGATAGATGGGAAGGTAGAAGCGCATCTGCTGGCATTAGTCTGTAGTGAGCCGCCTCAAGGACAGGCAAAATGGAAACTGCAACTGCTGGCAGACAGATTAGTAGAACTCAAGGTGATTGACTCCATTTCCCATACGAGTGTGGCAAGCCTGTTAAAAAAAATGAGCTTAAGCCTTGGCTGA
- a CDS encoding DUF2167 domain-containing protein: MKKTLLLFSFTLSSLSAVFAQTAQDSLALMAQAYQTYTDSINASMKYEKGTIKLSNGIATIKVPAGYKYLDAKQSNYVLTELWGNPDRGSSLGMLFPEHAGPMSDSSWCFNIEYDEIGYVEDDDAEDIDYEELLTTMKQEVTDANTDRVAQGYEKVELVGWASNPFYDADKKILHWAKEIKFGDSEENTLNYNVRVLGRKGVLILNAIASMNDLKAVKGNVHAVTDIVAFTDGNKYENFNPDVDQVAAYSIGGLVAGKVLAKVGFFAGLLKFWKVIAIAIAGAGTSLWKWFTGRRENDERRTLNQPERRSLEG, encoded by the coding sequence ATGAAAAAAACACTTTTACTCTTTTCATTTACCTTAAGCTCTTTGTCGGCTGTGTTTGCCCAGACCGCTCAGGATTCATTAGCCTTAATGGCACAAGCGTATCAGACCTATACTGATTCTATTAATGCCAGTATGAAATATGAAAAAGGCACCATCAAACTCAGTAATGGCATTGCTACTATCAAAGTGCCGGCAGGGTACAAATACCTGGATGCCAAACAAAGCAATTATGTGCTCACCGAGCTTTGGGGTAACCCCGACAGAGGTTCTTCGCTGGGTATGCTATTTCCCGAACATGCCGGGCCTATGAGCGACTCTTCCTGGTGTTTCAACATCGAATATGATGAGATCGGCTATGTGGAAGACGATGATGCAGAAGATATCGATTATGAAGAACTGCTTACGACCATGAAACAGGAGGTAACCGATGCGAATACAGACAGAGTAGCCCAGGGATATGAAAAAGTGGAACTGGTCGGATGGGCTTCCAATCCTTTCTATGATGCAGATAAGAAAATCTTACACTGGGCCAAAGAGATAAAATTTGGGGATAGCGAAGAAAATACACTCAACTATAATGTTCGGGTGCTGGGACGAAAAGGCGTATTGATATTAAATGCCATTGCTTCTATGAATGACCTCAAAGCCGTAAAGGGAAATGTACATGCGGTTACCGATATTGTAGCTTTCACGGATGGAAATAAATACGAAAATTTCAATCCGGATGTAGATCAGGTAGCGGCGTATTCAATTGGCGGTTTGGTGGCCGGAAAAGTATTGGCCAAAGTAGGTTTTTTTGCCGGTCTGCTGAAATTCTGGAAAGTGATTGCCATTGCTATTGCCGGCGCGGGTACTTCGCTGTGGAAATGGTTTACAGGCAGAAGGGAAAACGATGAACGCAGAACACTTAATCAACCTGAAAGAAGATCATTGGAAGGATAA
- a CDS encoding IS630 family transposase, whose amino-acid sequence MWVIPPKQNAGFVYQMEKVISVYERPYDEKQLLVTLDESPKQLIESKHFIGKDGKQYQDSIYTRHGVRDIYMVFEPLAGKRYCFVEQNHNRFTWVKILSRLLDTTYKACEKITLVEDNLSAHKPSAFYELYQPEKAKAYLDRIEFIFTPAHGSWLNMAEIELSVLQRDCLDRHIATEDELIKQLSAWQESRNNKAVKANWQFTNQDARVKLKKLYPTI is encoded by the coding sequence ATGTGGGTGATCCCCCCTAAACAAAATGCAGGGTTTGTTTATCAAATGGAAAAAGTGATTTCAGTCTATGAAAGGCCATATGATGAAAAGCAGCTGCTGGTCACTTTGGATGAATCACCCAAACAACTTATTGAAAGCAAACACTTCATAGGCAAAGATGGAAAACAGTATCAGGACAGTATCTATACAAGACATGGAGTGCGTGATATCTATATGGTCTTTGAGCCATTAGCCGGTAAACGATATTGTTTTGTGGAGCAAAACCACAACCGTTTCACCTGGGTAAAGATTCTAAGCCGGTTGTTGGATACTACTTACAAAGCATGCGAGAAAATCACTTTAGTAGAGGATAACTTGTCGGCTCACAAACCAAGTGCTTTTTATGAACTTTATCAACCTGAGAAAGCTAAAGCGTATTTAGACAGGATAGAGTTTATCTTTACCCCGGCTCATGGCAGTTGGCTCAATATGGCAGAAATAGAGCTATCAGTGTTACAAAGAGATTGCCTTGACAGGCACATTGCCACAGAGGATGAGTTAATAAAACAGCTAAGCGCCTGGCAGGAGAGCAGAAATAACAAAGCAGTAAAAGCTAATTGGCAGTTCACCAATCAAGATGCCAGGGTTAAACTCAAAAAACTATACCCGACTATTTAA